GCGTCCGGCACGTACGAGTAGTTCGTCCCCAGTGGCGGCACGCAGGCGCGTGAGCGTGCGGCTCATCGCCGATGCACTCAGACCGAGGCGGCGCGCCGCGCCCGCCACGCTGGCTTCCGCGAGCAGGGCGTCCAGCGCGATCAGCAGGTTCAGGTCGGGCTCGTCCATGGCGCATCGTAGCGTGGCTTAGGCCTCGATAAGGCGTCCGGTGCATCTATACGTTTCCGTTCGCGCGCCTTCCGCCCCATGTCCAGGGACACTACGTTGCATGGACCGCCCGCGAAGGGCAGCCTCTGTATCGGAGCATCGCATGACACCTTCATCCCCACGCAAGACCATCCTGCTGGTCGGCGCCTCGCGCGGACTCGGTTTTGCCCTGGCCGAGGACTACCTCCGTCGCGGCTGGCAGGTTATCGCCACCGGGCGTGCCCACTCGATGGAGCGGCTCCATGCACTGGCCGAAACATCGGCGGGTGCCCTCGAGGTGATGACACTGGACATCACCGACCCCGCCGGCATCGCCGACCTCCACGCACACCTGGTACCACGCCGGGTGGATACGCTGTTCGTCAACGCGGGCACAAAGAACGCCGACTGGGAAGGCATCGCCGAGGTATCCACGGAGGAGTTCGTCCGCGTGATGGTGACCAACGCCCTGAGCCCGCTGCGGGTGATCGAGGCGCTGCACGCGTGCGTGTCGCCCAAGGGCACCATCGGGGTGATGTCGTCGGGGCAGGGTAGCCTGACCAACAACACCAACGGCCAGTACGAGGTCTATCGGGGCAGCAAGGCGGCGTTGAACATGTTCATGCGCAGCTTCGCGGCACGGCACAAGGACGAGGCGCGCACGCTGCTGCTGATGGCACCGGGCTGGGTGCGCACCGACATGGGCGGGCCGGAAGCGCGGCTCACCATCGCCGAGAGCATCCCCCGCCTGGTCGATACGATGCTCGCGCACGAGGGCATGCCGGGGTTGCATTACCTGGACTACCTCGGGCGGACGGTGCCCTGGTAAGGACGTCCAGACGCCCGTCCGGTCACGTGGCCGGGTGATCCACGTCGCGGTTCGCCGATGGGATAGCCGCGTTTGCGGCAACTACGCGCAGCGGTGCGCTGCGTCACACTTGTGACGTGGTGGACACCGCATGATTCAGCCGTCCACTTCCCCCTGTGTGGACCGGGCGGCGCTCCCGCTGGATGCGCCGGCGCCGCCCATTTCTTTGTTGGGCTTTGTGGGTGGGCTCGCCTTCGGCCTCGCGTTTCGCTCTAAGCCTTAGCGTCTTGGAGCAAGAGCCGGCGGGTGCCACCCTCGTGGCCACGCCTGCGGCGACCCGTCAATGAAGGGCCGCGTCCGCGGCCGTTTATTGATTGCCCTTCGGGCCGGGTCGGGCTTCGAACGGGGGTTTCCGATTCGACATCCTGTCTCAGCGGAAACGGCCGGCCGTCCTGGCCGGCCCCCTTCGGGCCTTGTCCGTTCGAATCCCTCGCCTACGGCTACCGGCCACGAGGGTGGCACCCGCCGGCTCTTTCCAAGACTGCGGTTGCGTGTGGGGAGAGCGAAGAGCCTGGTTTCGCTTCGTGGCTGGGAACGCTCGCTTGCCTGCTTTGCATCGCATCGGTCGCCTTAGATACGTCGAGGGTTCGCGCACGTGCGTGCGCTCCTACCCCCGGACGGCAGACCACGCGTTGGATATGCCACAACCTGCCCTACCCGTGGGGTAGGAGCCCACGACGTGGGCGAAAAGCCAACGAAGCGTTGACGCCATACCCTGCACATCTGCGACCGCTCGCGTCACAACGTGCCTCAGTCGTTGGAAGATCCGGCGGGTAGCTCCCTCGTGGCCGGTAGCCGCAGGCGAGGGGTTCGCACAGATCAGGCCCGAAGGGGGCCGGCCCGGACGGCCGGCCGTTTTCGCGAGACAGGATGTCGAGTCGAAAACCCCTGTGCGAAGCCCGACCCGGGCCCGTAGGGCAATAGATATACGGCCGCGGAGCGGCCCTTCCTTAGCGGGTCGCCGTAGGCGTGGCCCCGAGGGGGCTACCCGCCGGCTCTTGCTCCACCGCGCATGTTGCTTTCGTTCGACACGGCAATGTGGATCGACCGCGGCAGCGTGGATCGCCCACATCGTGGGCTCCTACCGTTCGTCGTGACGAGGCGACGTCGTTACGTGGTGGATGGGGGGCGAGGGGTTAACGGCGGGGGTGGTCGTGACGGAGGGTTTGGACGGCCAGGGCGGCGTTGACTTCGAGGACGCCGTTGGTCAGCTTGCTGCTGCGCAGGAGCAGGTCGTGGGCGGTGCGGGCGTCGAGGTTGGGTTCGATCGACAGTAGCAGGGCGAGGATGCCGCTGACGTGGGCGGCGGCCAGTGACGAGCCGGAGCTGAAGTCGTAGCTGCCGCCGGGTTGCGTGGTGAGGATGTCGTTACCGGGGGCGCTGAGCACGCCGGGGGGTGCGGCGGTGGTGCTGCCGGCACGGACCACGATCACGCCATCGGCGCTGTCGGGAAAGCCGCGTTCGCTGCCGTTGGGCGGCAAGGCGGCGACGACGATCCGGCCCTGGCCGAGTAGGTGCTCCAGCAACTTGCCCAGCAGGGGATCGGCCGGGCCGCCCAGGCTGAGGTTGACGATGCGCGCGTCCGTGTCGTTGACCGCGGCCAGCGCCTTGGCCAGGGTGAACGAGTTGCAGCGTGCGCCGTCGTGGCCACCGGGGGGATACCAGCAGGCCTTGTAGAGGCTGAGCGTGGCCTTGGGCGCGATGCCGACCATGCCCTGGTGGTTGTCGCCCACCGCTGCGATGACGCCGGCGATCTCGGTGCCGTGCGCGTCGCGGTCGAAGGCTCCGGCATCGGTGCCGACATCGTCCTGCGTATCGTGGATGCGGGCCTGCAGGTCGGGGTGGGTCAGGTCCGCACCGGTGTCGACCACGGCCACGCGCACGCCGTCGCCCTGGCTCACCGTGTGCGCCAGCGCGGCGTCCGTGGCGACGAAACCGCGCTGCAGGTCCACGTAGGGATCGTTGTAGCGGTGCGCATCGGGCGGCGTCGGCTCCGTGTAGACCGCGTAATCCTGCAACGGCTGCGCCAGCTGCACGCGATCGTCCTTCGCCAGTGCGGCGATGACCGCGTCACGATCCACGCCGACGGCGGGTTTCACCACGATGCAGTACAGGCTCAGCGCCGTGATCGGCCAGCCGGCCACTTCCTGCAGGTCGTAGTGCTTCTTCAGTTCGGCCAGCATGCCGGCGGCGCGCTGCCCCGCGCCGTAGTGGCCGCTGGAGGCGTAACCCAGCACGTTGGAACCGGCGTGGGTGGACATCGGCGCCAGCGGGTTGGCCACCGCCAGCACGATGTCGCGCCGGCTGTCCATGGCCGAGGCGCCGGCGGCAGGCGTCGACGCTGGTGCCGGTGCCGCCGTCGACGCCGCCATACCGCTGGCCGCGCGATCGGGACGCGTGGAATGGGTGGGAGCGCATGCGGCCACGGCGACCAGGCAGGCGGCGAGCACGATGTCGCGTGGTGTCATGGCGTGCGCATGACCGGTTCCGCAAAGCGGATGCCGCGTGACGCGCGCAGTTCGCGCAGGAGCTGGTCGGGCGGGGAGGCCGGGTCAGTGGACACCAGCGTATAGGCACCGGCTTCGTTCGGGCCGCCCACCACCTGCAGGTGATGCGCCTGCAACAGCGCATTCCAGTCGGCCAGGGCCATCGTGGCATCGGGCACGACATGGATCGCCCCGGCGGCGACCGGTGCCGAAACCTGGCTCAGCGTACGGTAGGCGGGGCGTTCGCCATGCAGGCGCAGGGCCAGGGCGCCCAGGCCCAGGGCCTGGACCAGCACGGCGGCGACCAGGGCGCGGGTCAGCCAGGATGACGTGCGCACGCGCACCGTTTCCTCGGCCGGGGCATCCAGCCGTGTCAGCAGGCGTTTAAGGCCCGCGTTGGCATCCAGATGGACATCCGAAGGCAGCGCCATGGCATGGCGCAGGCGCTCCTGCTGGGTGAATTCTTCACGGCAGTTGTCGCATTCGGCCAGATGGGCATGCACCCACGTGTCCTGTTCGCGTGTCGCGGTACCCATCACCACCGAAGGCATGGCTTCCCACACGCGGCTGCACTCCCTGCCGTTTTCCGTCGAGACGGTCATGTTGCGCTCTCCCTGGCACGATGGGGCTCCCCGGCGAGGCCGGGAAGTACGTTGCGCAGCTTGACCCGCGCATGAAAGAGGCGGGCCTTCACCGTGCCCACGGGGCACTGCATGATGACCGCCACGTCGTCCAGGCTGTGGCCGACGCCGTAGACCAACTCGACCACCACGCGCTGGTCGACCGAAAGCCGGTCCATGCCCTTGCCCAACCAGTCGCGCAGCTCGCGGTCGTCGTCGGGGTCGTGGGAGGGGATCATGCTCTCGGGGATGGTGTCCTCGTCCACCGGCTCGCTGCCATGCTGGCGCAACGCTTTCAGGCCGCAACGGTAGGCGATGCCCATGATCCAGGTCGATACGCGGGAGTCGCCGTGGAAGCCGCCGGCCTTCTGCCAGGCGATCCAGAAGCAGTCGTTGATCACTTCCTCGATGATGTCCGGCCGCCGGGTAAGGCGCGACAGGAACCGGCACAGGCGGTCGTGGTAGCTGCGGTAGAGCACGGTCAGCGCGACGCGATCGCCCGCCGCCATGCGCTGCAGCAGCAGGCGATCGGTGGCCTCGGTGTCGTTCTCGGGGTCTCTCATGGGCTCGCGGCGACCGTGTGGTGGAGCAGGTAAGTGCCCGATCGGGGCCAAAAGGTTGCCTGGACGTCAGAACGAGCGCGACAGCGTGGCCGTCCAGGGGGCGATGCGCGACGGGCCGCCCTGGCCGTGCTGGCCGTTGACGATGTGCGCCAGCTGGAACCGCCAGGGGCCAGTGTCCCATATCGCGCCGGCCTGGCCGTAGAGATAATGCCCGGAATCCGAGTCGTAGACGTGCCGCGGCCGGATCAGGGTCTGGGCGATGCCGGCGCCCAGGGACAGCGTGAGGTGGTCGGCGAGCGGCCAGAGGAAGCCGAGGTCGGCCGCGCCGCGCGGTCCGCGGTTGGCCCCGTGCACCAGCTGGGCGCCCGACAGCCCGATGGTCAGCGTGTCGCGGTAGATGCCCACTACCGCCAGTTCCACCCGGTCGTAGACGTGCCACGATCCGTTGGGCGGGTAACGGTAATAGACCAGCGGCACCTGCACCTGCCAGTCATCGGACAGGGTCCAGGAGCGTGCCACCTGCGCCAACGATTCCGCCAGCCGGCCGGGTGCGCGCAGCCGGGTGCTGGCGGCCAGCCCGAGCGACCACCCGGTGGGGGTGGTCCAGGTCACGGACCCCTGCAGGATGGGCGTGGCGGGCGTGAGTGCCACGGCGCGATCGACCAGCTGCGAACTGAGCGCCACGGTGCCGCTGGTAACGACCGACTGCGCTTGCGCAGGTCCGGCAAGCCCGATGGCCAGGGCGAGTCCGACGCCGCCGATCCAGCCCTGCCAGACACGCGAACGCCTTGCCGGCGCGAGGAGCGGCGGCAAGGCGTGGTGACGTTGGAGCGGGCATGGCCCCGGGCGGATCGCCGCCGGTGCCCGGACAGGGCGCGTATCGATAGGGCGTTGACCTTAGTGGAGGCTGCCGAGGTACGACAGCAGGTCGTCGAGGTCCTTGGCGTTGGTCAGGCCATCGTATTTCATTTTCGTGCCCGGATTGGCCTGTTTGGCCGGCTGCGACAGATACGTGTGCAGCTGTTCAGGCGTCCAGGTCCAGCCGCTGTTGCGCACGGCGTCGGAGTAGTCGTAGTCGCCGATGCTGCCCGCCTTGCGCCCGACCACGCCGAACAGGCTGGGACCTTTCTTGTTGCGGCCCTCCTTGGCGGCGTGGCATTCGGCACATTCGGCCTTGAATACGTCCGCACCGGCCGTGACGTCGCCCGCGATGACCAGCGGCGAGGCCAGCAGCCAGCCGACGAGGAGGCCGAGGACGGCGAGCGGTCGGCCGAAGCGGCTCAGGAAAGAATCGGTCACGTGCATGCTCCCTTGGTCAGAATGCGAGGCTGGCGGAAACGGAAAACGCGTTGAGGTCGCCGGCGTTGGTTTTTCGCGAGCCCGGCGGGGCGGCGAAGATGTCGTTGGCGCGACCGTTGAAGCGGGTGAAGCGGAACCAGTTGGCGGATAGCTTGACGTTGGCGATCGTGGTGTACGAATCGTCCTTGCCGAACGGTGCCCAGAACACCGTGAACAGGTTGGTGGTGGCGTTCGGATCGCCGTAGGGCGTGTAACGCACCGCGTCGTGGGGGCCGCTGCTGAGCATGTGGGTCACCATCACGCCATAGGTCTGGCGGAAGGTGTAGGACACGCTGGCCGTCTGGTCGTGGATCGCCGCGCGATTCTGCGCCAGCTGGCCCTGCGGGCCGAGCAGCCGGGCGCCGTAATGACGTTGTTCCAGGATGTTGACGTAGCTGACCTGGACGATGTGCTCGCGGTTGCCCAGGTACTGGTAGGTGAGGTCGTAGCCGAGGTCGGTGAGGTCGTCGTGCGGGCCGGAGCGCGGCAGCTGGCGTTGCGTGGTGAGGGCGACCACGCCGGCCGAGAAGAACTGGTACTTCATGTCCTTCATGTATGCGAAGCGGGCATAGCCGGTGTTGCCGAGCTTGCCGGGATCGCCGGCGACGTTATAGCCGAAGTGGTCCTGCTGCGAGGTGGGCAGCGAGCGGTAGGTGCCGGCTTCGCCATACCAGTTGTTGTCGTAGAGGCCGTAGACGGTGGCACCGATCACGCGGTCGGTCAGCGTGTTGGGACTGGACGGGTTCAGCAGCGAGCCGGTGACGCCGGCCGGGCCGATCAGCGCGGCATTGGGCAGGGCGGCGATCGGATCCTGGAAGCCCGGGCTGTTGTTGACGCTGACGCCGAGGATAAGGTCCTTGCCCCGCAGCTTCAGTTCCTTGGCGACGAAGCGCAGGTCCACGTTGCTCAGCTTGGTGTTGTAGGTGTTGTGACCGGTATGGTCCGCTTCCACCTTGACGTAGCCGCCGACGTTGTCGGTGAGGCGACCGGCCAGGTAGAGGTCGCCCTCGGTCAGCCGGGTGGTGCTGTCGCCGCGCGCCGGCGCGGTGTGCGTTTCGGTCAACTGTGCGGCCAGGGGAATCTTGGTGCCCTTGCCGTCGGTATCGGTGTAGCCATTGAGCTTGAAGCGCATGCCGTAGGGCGTGAGCTGAGGGCCGTACGCGCCGGCGTGGCAGTCCGCGCAGGCCGAGCCGGTCTGGCGCGCGTAGGCGGGAATGGCATGCGCGCTCGGCCCGAAGACGACCAGCAGCAGCATCAGCAGGCCCAGCCAGAGCGGCCGGTGGGTCGGGTGGCGCATGGCCTGGCGGTGCCTGGGAGGCAGCATGGAAACTCCTGGGGTGGCGTCGTCGTTCATGGGCGGGCGCTGCGCGACATGCGGCGAAGTACGCCGTCGCGCAGCACGAAGTGGTGCCACAGCGCGGCACCGATATGCAGGCAGATCACGCCCAGCAGCACCCATGCGGCATTCAGGTGCCAGGTCTGCAAGGTGTCGGCCAGGTCTTCGTCCTCGCCGATCAACGGCGGCAGGGTGAGACCGAAGAAGTGCACGGGGTTGCCCTGGGCGCTGCTGAGCGCCCAGCCCAGCAGCGGCATGCCCAGCAGCATCGCGTAGAGCACGACGTGCGTGGCGGCGGCCGCCATGCGCAGCGGCCACGCCGTGCCGGCATCGTGCGGGCGCCTGGGCAGGCCGAGGCGAACCAGGAGGCGTGCGACGAACAGCAGCAGCACGATCAGGCCGGCGTGCCGGTGTCCTTCCATCAGCCAGCCACGCCAGGCGCGGCTGGAAAGCTCGTCGCGGGTGAGGATGAAAGCCGCGGCCGAGATCAGCGCGGCGACGGTCAGCCAGTGCAGCACCTGCACGCGGCGCGGATAAGGCAAGTCGGGCGAGAGGTGGGAAGGTGGCTTCATACGCCTTGAGTGCCGCGACCGCGGCGAAAGGTTGCGCCGCAGGCACACGACGACCGTCGCAACCTTTTCGATGCGGGGTGGCACTCAGCCTCGTGGGACGTACTCACTCACTGGCCTGGTCCTGAGCATGGAAATCGAACGCATACCGTTGCAGTCGCACGGCGATCACCGTGGCATGCTCGTTGCCCTGGAGCAGGAGCGGAATGTCCCGTTCGAGATCCGCCGCGTCTATTACCTGTTCGCCACCAAGGGCGGGGTGCATCGTGGGCGGCATGCGCATCGTCACCTCAACCAGCTGGCGGTCGCGGTATGCGGCTCGGTCAGTTTCCTGCTCGACGACGGCACCGGCCCGGCACGGGTGACCCTGGACGATCCGGCGCACGGGTTGCTCCTGGGCAGCATGGTCTGGCGCGAGCTCTACGACTTCAGCGACGACTGCGTGCTGATGGTGCTGGCCGACCAGTACTACGACGTGGACGACTACATCGTCGATTACGATGCGTTCCTGCGCGAGATCAACGGCGTGGCCTATGCCGAAGGCGGTGCCGCATGAGTCGCCCCCTGGTGCTGGTGGGTGCCGGCGAGTTCGCGATGATCGCCTGCGAATACTTCGAGCACGACAGCGATCGCGACGTGGTGGCCTTCAGCGTGGAACGCGACTACATCGCGCAGCCGGTGCTGGCCGGCCGGCCCGTGGTGCCGTTCGAGACGCTGGCCCAGAGCCATCCGCCCGGCGACTTCGATGTCTTCGTGGCCATTCCGGCCAGCCAGCTCAACCGCCTGCGCATGCGCCTGTACATGGAGGCCAAGGCCCGGGGCTACCGGTTCGCCACCTATGTCAGTTCGCGCGCCTTCGTCTGGCGCACCGCCGAGATCGGCGAGAACAGCTTCATCTTCGAGGGTAATGTCATCCAGCCCTTCGTCGGCATCGGTGACAACTGCATCTTGTGGAGCGGTAACCACATCGGTCACCGCACGGTGGTGCGCGATCATGTCTTCATCGCCTCGCACGCGGTGATCTCGGGCTACTGCGACATCGGCCAGGGCAGCTTCATCGGCGTCAACAGCACGTTCAACGATCATGTGACCGTGGGCGCCGACAACCTCATCGGAGCCGGCGCGCTTGTCACCCGCGACACCGAGCCCGGCCGGATCTACGTCGGCTCGCCGGCCCGTGCCGTGCCCGGCAAGTCCAGTCTCGACGCGAAGCTCTGAGGCGACCGATGTTCGTGTGGACGCGGAAGGGACTGGTGTTCGACACGGCGCGGCAGGGCGTGGGCGGCTGGATGCGGCACTCCGCGCTCACCCCCACGCCGTATCGCCTGGACGACGAGCGCATCCGCGTCTACGCGGGGTTTCGCGACGAGGAAGGCGTCAGCCGGATCGGCTACGTGGATGTGCGGGCGGACGATCCCTCGGTGATCCTGGGCGTCAGCACCGCGCCGGTGCTGGATATCGGCCGGGACGGTTGCTTCGACGACAACGGCGTGATCCTGGGCGACGTGGTGGACGGGCCCGGTGGCCTTTACATGTTCTACGTCGGCTTTCAGCGCGTAGCGAAGGCCAAGTTCCTGGCCTTCACCGGGCTGGCGCGTTCGATCGACGGCGGCCAGCGTTTCTTCCGCACGCAGGAAACCCCGATCCTGGATCGGGCCCACGGGCGCAGCACCATCGGCGCCGTGCATACCGCGCTGTACGAAGAGGGACGCTGGCGCCTGTGGTACGCGGTGGGCGACGACTGGGAGTCCATCGACGGCTGCGACTTTCCGCGTTACCACATCCGCTATGCCGAGACGGACGACCTCACGCGGCTGCCGCGCGAGGACCATGTCTGCCTGTTGCCGCAGGGCACCGAATACCGCATCGGTCGGCCCCGCGTCTATCGGCTCTACGACCGCTACGTGATGTATTTCACGCGTGGCAACGTCACCGGCGAGTACTTCCCCGGCGTGGCCTATAGCGACGACGGCCTGGCCTGGACACGACGCGACGAGACGCTGGGCCTGGCGCTGGCCGATACCGGCTGGGATTCGCGCGTGGTCTGCTATCCCGCCCTGATCCGCCAGCGCGACACGCTGTGGATGTTCTACAACGGCAACGACATGGGCGTGGACGGTTTCGGCGTGGCGCATGCCCACGATGCATGGCACGAGGAGGCGGACCGTGCTTGCGGTTAGGCCTTACGTCGCCGAGGATGCCGCGCACTGGGATGCTCTGGTCGCGCGCTCGCGCAACGGCAACCTGCTGCACCGGCGCGGCTACATGGATTACCACGCGGACCGCTTTATCGACGCGTCGCTGGTGGTGGAAAAGGCGGGCGAGATGGTCGGGGTGTTTCCGGCCAGTGCGCACGACGACGGCATCGTCAGCCATGGCGGGCTGACCTATGCGGGCCTGATTTCCACGGCCGCGCTGCGCGCCGAAGCCATGCTCGATGCGTTCGCCGCGATCGGCACGCACTACCGTGGGCGCGGTGTATCGCGGATTCTCTACAAGGCGGTGCCACGCGTCTTCCAGTCGGGGCATGCGGACGAAGACCTCTACGCGCTGCACCGGCTCGGTGCGCGGCTGGTACGGCGCGACCTGTCGTCGGCGATCGCGCTGCGCGAACCGTTCGCGTTCTCGCAAGGTCGCCGGCATGACATCGGCAAGGCGCGCAAGGCCGGCATCGACGTGGCTGCGGGTGACGACCTGACCGGTTTCCACGCCCTGCTGACGGACGCGCTGCACAGGCACGATGCCTCGCCGACACACCGCCTGGACGAACTGCAGCGGCTGTACTCGCGGTTTCCCGAGGCCATCGCGCTGCATGAGGCACGCCGTGACGGGGAGCTGCTGGCCGGCGTGCTGGTCTACGATTTCGGCCGCGTGGTGCATACCCAATACATGGCGGCTTCGGAGCAGGGCCGGGCGCTGGGCGCCCTCAGCCTGACGCTGGAGCACCTGATCCGCGACACCTATGCGGACCGCCAGCACTTCAGTTTTGGCATATCGACGGAGGAGGGCGGCCAGGTACTCAATACCGGGCTGGTCGCGCAGAAGGAATCCTTCGGGGCGCGCGCCGTCGTGCACGATTTCTACGAGTGGACACCGTGAGCGACGTTCCTTTCCTGCCGCTGGGGCAGATCAATGCCCGGTTCGCCGACGAACTGAAGGCTGCCGCGGCGCGCGTCATCGATTCGGGCTGGTACATCCTCGGTGACGAGCTGGCCGCCTTCGAGCGCGAGTTCGCCGACTATTGCGGCGTGGCCTGCGCGGTGGGCGTCGGCAACGGCCTGGATGCGCTGTCGCTGATCCTGCGCGCATACAAGCAGCTGGGCATCCTGCACGACGGCGACGAGGTGATCGTGCCGGCCAATACCTTCATCGCCAGCTTCCTCGCCATCAGCCAGAACGGCCTCGTGCCCGTGCCGGTGGAGCCGGATCCGCTCACCTTCAACCTCGATCCGCAGCGCGTGGCGGCCGCCATCGGGCGGCGCACGCGCGCGATCATGGCGGTGCACCTCTACGGCCAGCTGGCCGACATGGACGCCCTGGGCGAGCTGGCGCGCCGGCACGGGTTGTTGCTGATCGAGGACGCCGCCCAGGCGCACGGCGCGGTGGACGCGCAGGGTCGTCGCGCCGGTGCTTTCGGCGACGCGGCGGCGTTCAGTTTCTTCCCGACCAAGAACCTCGGCGCACTCGGCGATGCGGGTGCGGTGGTGACCGACGACGCCCAGCTGGCGGCGTGCGTGGGGGCCCAGCGCAACTACGGTTCCGTCGAGAAATACGTGCATCCACAGCAGGGCGTGAACTCACGCCTGGACGAGATGCAGGCGGCGCTGCTCCGCGTGAAGCTGCGTTACCTCGACAGCGATACCGCCGTGCGCCGCCGCGTGGCGGCACGCTACCGCGCGGGGCTGCGCCATCCGCAGATTCTGGTGCCGTCCACGCCCGAGGAAGGCCGCCATGTCTGGCATCTTTTCGTCGTGCGCTGCCGCCTGCGCGCCTCGTTGCAGCGCCACCTGCGCGCGCGGGGCATCCAGACCCAGGTGCATTACCCCACGGCACCGCATCGGCAGCCGGCGTACGCCTCGCTTCGCGTGTTGTCGCTGCCGGTGACCGAACGCCTGCAGGACGAGGTGCTGAGCCTGC
This DNA window, taken from Luteibacter sp. 9135, encodes the following:
- a CDS encoding SDR family NAD(P)-dependent oxidoreductase, whose amino-acid sequence is MTPSSPRKTILLVGASRGLGFALAEDYLRRGWQVIATGRAHSMERLHALAETSAGALEVMTLDITDPAGIADLHAHLVPRRVDTLFVNAGTKNADWEGIAEVSTEEFVRVMVTNALSPLRVIEALHACVSPKGTIGVMSSGQGSLTNNTNGQYEVYRGSKAALNMFMRSFAARHKDEARTLLLMAPGWVRTDMGGPEARLTIAESIPRLVDTMLAHEGMPGLHYLDYLGRTVPW
- a CDS encoding S8 family serine peptidase, producing the protein MTPRDIVLAACLVAVAACAPTHSTRPDRAASGMAASTAAPAPASTPAAGASAMDSRRDIVLAVANPLAPMSTHAGSNVLGYASSGHYGAGQRAAGMLAELKKHYDLQEVAGWPITALSLYCIVVKPAVGVDRDAVIAALAKDDRVQLAQPLQDYAVYTEPTPPDAHRYNDPYVDLQRGFVATDAALAHTVSQGDGVRVAVVDTGADLTHPDLQARIHDTQDDVGTDAGAFDRDAHGTEIAGVIAAVGDNHQGMVGIAPKATLSLYKACWYPPGGHDGARCNSFTLAKALAAVNDTDARIVNLSLGGPADPLLGKLLEHLLGQGRIVVAALPPNGSERGFPDSADGVIVVRAGSTTAAPPGVLSAPGNDILTTQPGGSYDFSSGSSLAAAHVSGILALLLSIEPNLDARTAHDLLLRSSKLTNGVLEVNAALAVQTLRHDHPRR
- a CDS encoding zf-HC2 domain-containing protein — protein: MTVSTENGRECSRVWEAMPSVVMGTATREQDTWVHAHLAECDNCREEFTQQERLRHAMALPSDVHLDANAGLKRLLTRLDAPAEETVRVRTSSWLTRALVAAVLVQALGLGALALRLHGERPAYRTLSQVSAPVAAGAIHVVPDATMALADWNALLQAHHLQVVGGPNEAGAYTLVSTDPASPPDQLLRELRASRGIRFAEPVMRTP
- a CDS encoding RNA polymerase sigma factor, producing MRDPENDTEATDRLLLQRMAAGDRVALTVLYRSYHDRLCRFLSRLTRRPDIIEEVINDCFWIAWQKAGGFHGDSRVSTWIMGIAYRCGLKALRQHGSEPVDEDTIPESMIPSHDPDDDRELRDWLGKGMDRLSVDQRVVVELVYGVGHSLDDVAVIMQCPVGTVKARLFHARVKLRNVLPGLAGEPHRARESAT
- a CDS encoding c-type cytochrome; translated protein: MTDSFLSRFGRPLAVLGLLVGWLLASPLVIAGDVTAGADVFKAECAECHAAKEGRNKKGPSLFGVVGRKAGSIGDYDYSDAVRNSGWTWTPEQLHTYLSQPAKQANPGTKMKYDGLTNAKDLDDLLSYLGSLH
- a CDS encoding cytochrome b; the protein is MKPPSHLSPDLPYPRRVQVLHWLTVAALISAAAFILTRDELSSRAWRGWLMEGHRHAGLIVLLLFVARLLVRLGLPRRPHDAGTAWPLRMAAAATHVVLYAMLLGMPLLGWALSSAQGNPVHFFGLTLPPLIGEDEDLADTLQTWHLNAAWVLLGVICLHIGAALWHHFVLRDGVLRRMSRSARP
- a CDS encoding sugar 3,4-ketoisomerase; the protein is MEIERIPLQSHGDHRGMLVALEQERNVPFEIRRVYYLFATKGGVHRGRHAHRHLNQLAVAVCGSVSFLLDDGTGPARVTLDDPAHGLLLGSMVWRELYDFSDDCVLMVLADQYYDVDDYIVDYDAFLREINGVAYAEGGAA
- a CDS encoding acetyltransferase, which translates into the protein MSRPLVLVGAGEFAMIACEYFEHDSDRDVVAFSVERDYIAQPVLAGRPVVPFETLAQSHPPGDFDVFVAIPASQLNRLRMRLYMEAKARGYRFATYVSSRAFVWRTAEIGENSFIFEGNVIQPFVGIGDNCILWSGNHIGHRTVVRDHVFIASHAVISGYCDIGQGSFIGVNSTFNDHVTVGADNLIGAGALVTRDTEPGRIYVGSPARAVPGKSSLDAKL
- a CDS encoding GNAT family N-acetyltransferase, whose amino-acid sequence is MLAVRPYVAEDAAHWDALVARSRNGNLLHRRGYMDYHADRFIDASLVVEKAGEMVGVFPASAHDDGIVSHGGLTYAGLISTAALRAEAMLDAFAAIGTHYRGRGVSRILYKAVPRVFQSGHADEDLYALHRLGARLVRRDLSSAIALREPFAFSQGRRHDIGKARKAGIDVAAGDDLTGFHALLTDALHRHDASPTHRLDELQRLYSRFPEAIALHEARRDGELLAGVLVYDFGRVVHTQYMAASEQGRALGALSLTLEHLIRDTYADRQHFSFGISTEEGGQVLNTGLVAQKESFGARAVVHDFYEWTP
- a CDS encoding DegT/DnrJ/EryC1/StrS family aminotransferase — encoded protein: MDTVSDVPFLPLGQINARFADELKAAAARVIDSGWYILGDELAAFEREFADYCGVACAVGVGNGLDALSLILRAYKQLGILHDGDEVIVPANTFIASFLAISQNGLVPVPVEPDPLTFNLDPQRVAAAIGRRTRAIMAVHLYGQLADMDALGELARRHGLLLIEDAAQAHGAVDAQGRRAGAFGDAAAFSFFPTKNLGALGDAGAVVTDDAQLAACVGAQRNYGSVEKYVHPQQGVNSRLDEMQAALLRVKLRYLDSDTAVRRRVAARYRAGLRHPQILVPSTPEEGRHVWHLFVVRCRLRASLQRHLRARGIQTQVHYPTAPHRQPAYASLRVLSLPVTERLQDEVLSLPMGPTLGDADIDRVIAACASFDGSA